In Hydra vulgaris chromosome 06, alternate assembly HydraT2T_AEP, a genomic segment contains:
- the LOC136081207 gene encoding 52 kDa repressor of the inhibitor of the protein kinase-like has product MLIETDNEAYKDICHPASNDIACVFSGDVRNIEYVKKLNDLEKKKLMTEHWMPDSSFKYPYTMKGGKNPQKVYLGLQHLSGGSYSSFKFSPSLNGLLCVTCVLFANEVSENNHSKDTKLAQLVNKPLRKYSHLTGSDGQLTNHLSNQYHKNSVVFGDHFLLTMNTGTNIKIMLNGKYKAKVKESRERLVPIIKTVMLCGRLGVAYRGRRDDGNVSLETNDGLIKADVNFKALLAYRLDAGDKVLEHHLKSSGKNATCISKTVQNELIDICGQVITEKIIKEAKIAKYFSVIADKTADVSHLEQLCVCIRFVCLINGFHTIREEFLNFKKANDLSGKGLGELIIQTLKGHSLNLTYLVGQGYDGASAMSGCYNGVQEHVRKVAPSAVFVHCSSRVLNLVLNSTCSVPEIRDMFSTVKKCTTFINDSIIRREILQKFLQDSESSVSCLKSFSETRFVERHDCLLIFYQNFINIVKCLEEIVNKLDSKTVDTARSLLRCLYDPVVIVALCCAKKVMALTVTLSKLLQTVNNDLIGALNAINFVKKLLLTWGCDENEIWMNADFGLFNNANYLANALNIALVTPRAVCRQLHRNNIPAENACQYYKRATWFLYLDSVIQSMDARFSNHQQLVMKMSALLPSVISQHSWNDVVETVRMFSSVIGYRGEETIHNEYLEWKEFCSHMQSYPSTLLAALDQIPDRYNL; this is encoded by the coding sequence ATGTTAATAGAAACCGATAACGAGGCATACAAAGATATATGTCATCCAGCCAGTAATGATATTGCCTGTGTTTTTTCGGGTGACGTAAGAAATATTGAATATGTGAAAAAACTcaatgatttagaaaaaaagaaattgatgactGAACATTGGATGCCGGATTCTTCTTTCAAATATCCATATACAATGAAGGGTGGGAAGAACCCACAGAAGGTATACCTTGGTCTCCAACACTTATCAGGTGGAAGTTATTCCAGCTTTAAATTTTCCCCATCTTTGAATGGTCTTCTTTGTGTCACTTGTGTTTTATTTGCTAATGAAGTAAGTGAAAATAATCATAGCAAGGATACAAAACTGGCACAATTAGTTAACAAACCGCTTAGAAAATACAGTCACTTGACAGGAAGTGATGGACAATTGACTAACCATTTAAGCAACCAATATCACAAAAATTCTGTTGTATTTGGTGATCATTTTTTACTAACAATGAATACaggtacaaacataaaaattatgctaaatgGAAAGTACAAAGCGAAAGTAAAAGAATCACGCGAACGTTTGGTGCCGATTATTAAAACTGTTATGCTTTGCGGTAGACTTGGGGTTGCATATCGAGGCAGAAGAGATGACGGCAATGTCAGTCTTGAAACAAATGATGGACTTATAAAGGCAGATGTAAACTTCAAAGCACTGTTGGCTTATCGGCTCGATGCTGGAGACAAAGTTTTAGAACACCATTTAAAAAGTTCAGGAAAAAATGCAACATGTATTTCAAAAACGGTTCAAAATGAACTAATAGACATTTGTGGTCAagtaataacagaaaaaataattaaagaggCTAAAATTGCTAAGTACTTTTCGGTGATTGCAGATAAAACTGCTGATGTTTCTCATCTCGAGCAGTTATGTGTATGTATTCGTTTTGTGTGTTTGATAAATGGTTTTCATACAATCAGAGaagaatttttaaactttaagaaaGCTAATGATCTTAGTGGTAAAGGGTTAGGTGAACTAATTATTCAAACTCTGAAAGGACATAGTCTTAACCTTACTTACTTAGTAGGTCAAGGTTATGATGGCGCATCAGCTATGTCTGGCTGTTACAATGGTGTCCAGGAGCACGTAAGAAAGGTGGCTCCATCCGCAGTCTTTGTACATTGCAGTAGCCGTGTCCTGAACTTAGTTTTAAATTCTACTTGTTCTGTACCAGAAATAAGGGATATGTTTAGTACAGTTAAGAAATGCACAACTTTTATAAACGATTCTATTATAAGAAGGGAGatattacaaaagtttttgCAAGACTCGGAAAGTTCTGTTTCAtgcttaaaaagttttagtgaAACACGTTTTGTTGAGAGGCATGATtgcttacttattttttatcaaaatttcattaatattgtaaaatgtttggaggaaattgttaataaacttGACAGTAAAACTGTAGACACTGCAAGAAGTCTATTAAGGTGCCTGTATGATCCGGTTGTTATTGTAGCACTTTGTTGCGCCAAAAAAGTTATGGCATTAACAGTAACAttgtctaaattattgcaaacaGTCAATAACGATCTCATTGGTGCATTAAATGCCATAAACTTTGtgaaaaagttacttttaacaTGGGGCTGTGATGAGAATGAAATATGGATGAATGCTGATTTCGGCCTATTCAACAACGCTAATTATTTAgcaaatgctttaaatatagCTTTAGTGACTCCTCGTGCCGTATGTAGGCAATTGCATAGAAACAATATCCCTGCTGAAAATGCATGCCAATATTATAAAAGAGCTACTTGGTTTCTGTACCTAGATTCAGTGATTCAATCTATGGATGCACGGTTTTCAAACCACCAGCAACTAGTTATGAAAATGTCTGCTCTGTTACCATCAGTGATTTCTCAACATAGTTGGAATGATGTGGTTGAAACTGTAAGAATGTTTTCTTCTGTAATTGGGTATCGAGGCGAGGAAACTATTCATAATGAATATTTGGAGTGGAAAGAATTTTGCTCGCATATGCAAAGCTATCCTTCAACTTTATTAGCAGCTTTAGATCAAATTCCTGATaggtataatttataa